gtgcagtggcgcaatctcagctcactgcaagctccgcctcccgggttcacgccattctcctgcctcagcctcctgagtagccgggactacaggcgcccaccaccacgcccagctaattttttgtatttttagtagagacagggtttcaccatgttagccaggatggtctcgatctcctgacctcgtgatccgcccgcctcggcctcccaaagtgctgggattacaggcgtgagccaccgcgcccggcctcagattGGGTCTTTATTTTGACCTCCCCTCTTACTCATGCCTTAGACAGAAGAGCACATCTGTGTGCACGTGcgcatgcacacacccacacccccacccacccacacacacacacacaggcctaGGTATATGCCAGCCAAGCTTGGGAAAGCagagtgggaggtgggggtggcttAGTGCAAACAGGGGTCAGTTCAGTCCCTTTGCTATGTGCCTGGTGGTGAGCTTCTTGCCTGAGGTCCCAGTGGTCACTTCTGCTCTGTTTACTTCTCACTGAACATTAAAATGAGGCCCACGGAGAAAAGCACAAATGTCAAGGAAGAGAGATCTGTGGAGGCATATGGGTAGAGAAGCCTGGAAATAAAGACAGAGATCCAGGCAAGGAAATGCAGAGACAAAGAGAGGCAAAGATACCAAAGCAGACATAGTTGGCTGGAAAGCGGCAGGGAGGTAGAGAGTGAGGAGGAAGGTGGGGGATAGGGACATCAACTTGGAAACCATCTCTGGCAGGAGGCAATTTAGCTTCCAGATGCCAGTGACAGAGGGTGGGATAGGGTAGGAGAAGCAACTTTAGGAACTGGATGTTCCACCTCTCCTTGGTCCTGGGACCTGTGCCTGTTCACTGGTGCCCTGCCCCAGGCCTCCACACGTGAGCTTGCAATCCTGTTCTGGTGGCTGAAAATCGGGGCCTGGCTACCTGGAAACCACAGGAGCTGGGAGAAGCGCCAAGGCCCCTGGGAGCCtctggaggaggggctgggctaGGAACAGGGGCTGAGGCCAGTTCTGTTCTCCAGATGGGTTCATCCAGTGTAGTGGCTGCTCGGGGGGCAAGCACAGTGGGAGCCAGGGGTTCTGCAGTGGGCTGGGGCGCCGGAGTGGAAAACCGGCGAATCTCCTGGATTCGGGCAGTTTTGGGGGGCCCTGAGGCGGTAGGGCCAGGAGTCGGGGGAACCTCATCAAAACAGAACATGGCAGTTTTAAGTTGATAGGGCTGATGCCGCATAAAATCTAGAGCCTTGATGCCCTGCTTGGGTGTTGCCCGAGGCCCCTGGGATTGGGCCTTAGGGAGAGTTCGGGCCGCCTGGGGGAAAAAGGGAGAGAGCAGTGGGTTGTAAGCAATAGGAGGCGGGGCACGGATGTTGGGTGAATATTTCCAAGAAGGGGGCAGAGACGGGGTGGGAGAAGGACTTCTAGGCCGAGGGCCAAGACCAGGACCAGGTGTACCTTCCACCACATACCTGTCCGCACGGCTCTGCCGCTTAGCAAAcagctccccacccctgccctgcagCCTTGGTGGCTCAGAGATTCCAGCCGAAGGGGCTGCCCCATTCACGAGCCCATCAAGGAGCCCTCGAGATGGGGGCTTAGGAGCCACTGGGGGTGGAGTCTGAGGAGTCATGGGGGGCGGGGTCTTGGAAGCCATTGGAGGGGGGGTCTTAGGTGTCACGTGAGGCAGGGTCTTGTAACTCCTGGCCCCTACTGGCTGCATGAAGTTGCAGGCTTCAGCCCCGAGGCTCAGAGCATCCTCTTCAGGACCAGATTCTGCACCCCCGGCCCGGGGCTTTTCATCCAGGTTCTGTACCAGCGATAGCAGCTCGGGGTTGGGCGAGTTCTTCGTCTCCTCCTTTCCCGGCCGGAACATCTGCTTCCGGGTCCCCCGGCGCCGGGCCTCCTGCAGGATACCCGTGCGGGCAGCTGGCACAGAGATGCGCTGCTCGCGAGCGCTGGGGGGCTCAGGAGCCCCTGGGCCTGGGGCAGGCGCCTCTGAGCGCGCAGAGGGTCGCAAAGGCGCAGATAGGAAGATAGAAGCGGTGGAGGTCATGGCAGCTGCGCTAGGAGGAGCGGGGGGCTCTGGGGCTCCGCCTGGGGTGACAGGCCGACTAGGGGCTGGGATGTACAGGGAGCTGGTGGCTGTCACAGGGCCCGAGGAGCGTGGGGTGCTGGGGGAACCAGAGACTGGCGCGTGGCTGGGAACCCCTGAAGTGAAGCTGGGCAGAGGGGTGGGCCCCTGCGGAGAAGACAAGaaggggggtggggcggggctgaGGCCCCGCAGGCTGTCGTTCGCCCTCTTGGGGGCTAAGGGCCGGAAAATAACCGAGGTGGTAGTTGGCCGCTGCCCTTGTAGGCCCGGGGTAAAGGGCCTGGCTGACCGGTTAAAGATGCTTGGAGCTGGGGTCGGGGCTCCACCACCTGGTTGGAAGGGTCTGGGGCTGGCTACAGGGGCCGGCAAGGGGCTGGGTGGGAGCACAGCCGCCTCTGGGGGAGCGCTCTGGGCCCGAGGTGGTGACTGCAGGCCCTCCCCGTTGAGCATGGCTGCTGGTTCGGCCCGCACCAGTTCCTGGGTGCTGGAGTCTGCGCGCTGGCGCTGCTGTTCAAAGAGCTGCACCCCTCGCCCAGAGACCTCACTCAGCTGCCCTCCCAGCCCAGAGCCCTGGCCCTCTGATGCTCTTGAGCCTGCCCTGGCAAGCTCCATGTCCAGATAGGGACTGTCCCAGTCAGATTGATTGGTGAGGCTGCGGGCGTCAGAGAAGGCTTCTTCGTCCAGCTCGGACTCACTCGTGGGGGGAACGCCGTCCTCCTCCTCAGCGCCTGTCCTAGCAGCAGCCCCGAAGCTCACCAGGGTGTACTTCTTGGCTCTCTGCCGCCGTTTCTTAAACATAAGCACCCCTTTggagtgggggttgggggctgcagtgagcagggatgCAATTGTCCTGCATTTGGTCTTGGCCTCTTTTATGCTCTTCTCTTGGAGGCTCTCTGCACGTTGCAGTTCTGAGGAGACCAAGAGGTAAAATGGTCAGTGAGGCTTCTCAGCCTCTTCTAGTCCTGTTCCCCAAGGCTTTCAACCCCCATCCCAGCAAGCTCCCTCTTGCACTGACCCGACCCACAATGTCCCCTGTGACAAAGTCCTCTGACTTAGGGGCAGAGTGGAGGGTGAAAGGTGAAACCAAGGACAGTTTAAGATAAGGCAGAGTCCAGTTGGCTGCCCTGACACTGCTCTGACCACAGCTCTTCCATCCCATCTTACTGCTATTCTGCTCCTATCTTCCAAgagatgtgcttttttttttttttttttgcgacggagtcttgctctgtcgcccaggctggagtgcagtggcgcaatcttggctcactgcaagctccgcctctcgggttcacgccattctcctgcctcagcctctccgagtagctgggactacaggcgcctgccaccactcctggctaattttttgtattttttagtagacacggggtttcaccgtggtctcgatctcctgacctcgtgatccgcccgcctcggcctcccaaagtgctgggattacaagcgtgagccaccgcaaccagccgAGATGTGCTCTTATCCATCCCACACACATTCCTCACCTGCCTCCCATTCCTGACTGGCaatgggagggggaggagaaggatgTGTCACTCTCCATGGCAGACAGGGAGATAAGCAGGTCCCAGGGAGAGGAAAGATGAGAAGGAACACTTTCCACCCATCATAGGGACCATGTTAGGAGGCTTCTCATGAAGCTTAGGACCCATCCTCTCCGCTACCCCTTACCCCTATGATATGGACACAAAGAACCCTTAGCAATGAGGATCTTCCTTCACAATTCCACCCTCCTCAGGCAATCCACATCATACACATTCACAGAAATAACTCCCACCACACAGCACTTCAACAAGAATATCCATCTAGTGAAAGCCAACTGTAGGCATACTTTCTCctatttacttttctctctcattCACATATACCCCAGCTTACATACAGCTCCattcacatacacatatgtaaataCACATGTGCGCACATGAAAACACCATCACtcaaatatattcacatacacatatgtaaataCACATGTGCGCACATGAAAACACCATCACTCAAATACATTCACATACCTACATGCTCTAGATGGCCCTTCTTCCCAGAGACCTCCCTGCAGAGACCCTGTTACTAACAGTTTAGACAGAATTTAAAGTTTATCTTGGCTTTCCAACTGCCAGGGCAGTCCTCTGGGCTTCACAACCCTGCTACTCACAGTCAGGGGTAGTCTCCATCCAAGATGCAGGAAAAGTTAGAGTGTTGTTCTCCAAGGCAACACTTCAAATCTTTAGGATACCTCAAGGTCACCagctaaatatattatttacccCAAGCTGGGGATGGTAGTGGGGTGGGCTTCTTCAGGGGTCAGAACTGTCTCTACGTAGAGATCTCAGGCAGCCACTGCCAGCCAGGCACACAAGGACTATGTGCTAAAGGGAACCAGGGCAGGGCTTTCCATGCCATGTGGAGCCTGGGTAGGTGGGGCCAGGAAATGGAAGAGGCTACCCTGCTGCGAGGACCCCGCCTTGCACATGGATACTCTCTGGTCCAGGGTACCCAGTTCCTCCTGAAAAATTATTGAGATTCCATCTACTTCCACTCAAGGTACCATGCTCCTTTGTAATGAGCTCCTTTGTAATGAGCTCCTTTGTAATGAGCATGGTATCTTGACAGGAAAGTAGatggaattttttcatttttgtcattccTTTCATCCCAGCGTTTATACCACAGAATAGTGCTATGGATGAGACAACAGGCCCTAGATTCAGAGTTCAGTTCAGGTTTTTGGTTCTTGGGATAGTTACCTCACCTCATTAAagttgtttcctcatctgtaaatgagggTAGACAATggctacctcataggattgttataaggattaacTGAGACAATATAGTAAATTTAGCACTTAACACAGTGTGAAGGCCCACTATAACCATTACTATTAAAGCCTTCTTGACACTATACTTTCTTGATATATATGGATACTTTCTTGTTCACACATATCTTCTCCCACGGTTCCCACATACATGCCTTCATGTATTCATAATGTACTCACACACGCTCTGTTCCCATGAGTTTTCTACAGCTCTTGTGGTCACAAACCCCTTTGACATGTGACCACAGCATCACTGAGAAAGGGGCAGTGAAACTCTcctgagaaaaggaggaagaggacagCAAAAAGGAAGGAACAAGAGAGTAAGACCTTTCCCAAAGACTGCCCTTCCTAAACTGTTGACATCTTCCCCTCCATTCTAGACCCCAGACTCTCACAGATATGGGAGGGTAGTACCTGCATAGAACGAGTCTTGGAGCTCAGGAACTGGGTCTGGGGCTTTGTCGTAGCTGGCTTGGCTGAGGGGCTCTTGGCTGATGG
This genomic stretch from Nomascus leucogenys isolate Asia chromosome 18, Asia_NLE_v1, whole genome shotgun sequence harbors:
- the SYNPO2L gene encoding synaptopodin 2-like protein isoform X2, with the translated sequence METFEPISQEPLSQASYDKAPDPVPELQDSFYAELQRAESLQEKSIKEAKTKCRTIASLLTAAPNPHSKGVLMFKKRRQRAKKYTLVSFGAAARTGAEEEDGVPPTSESELDEEAFSDARSLTNQSDWDSPYLDMELARAGSRASEGQGSGLGGQLSEVSGRGVQLFEQQRQRADSSTQELVRAEPAAMLNGEGLQSPPRAQSAPPEAAVLPPSPLPAPVASPRPFQPGGGAPTPAPSIFNRSARPFTPGLQGQRPTTTSVIFRPLAPKRANDSLRGLSPAPPPFLSSPQGPTPLPSFTSGVPSHAPVSGSPSTPRSSGPVTATSSLYIPAPSRPVTPGGAPEPPAPPSAAAMTSTASIFLSAPLRPSARSEAPAPGPGAPEPPSAREQRISVPAARTGILQEARRRGTRKQMFRPGKEETKNSPNPELLSLVQNLDEKPRAGGAESGPEEDALSLGAEACNFMQPVGARSYKTLPHVTPKTPPPMASKTPPPMTPQTPPPVAPKPPSRGLLDGLVNGAAPSAGISEPPRLQGRGGELFAKRQSRADRYVVEGTPGPGLGPRPRSPSPTPSLPPSWKYSPNIRAPPPIAYNPLLSPFFPQAARTLPKAQSQGPRATPKQGIKALDFMRHQPYQLKTAMFCFDEVPPTPGPTASGPPKTARIQEIRRFSTPAPQPTAEPLAPTVLAPRAATTLDEPIWRTELASAPVPSPAPPPEAPRGLGASPSSCGFQVARPRFSATRTGLQAHVWRPGAGHQ
- the SYNPO2L gene encoding synaptopodin 2-like protein isoform X1 encodes the protein MGAEEEVLVTLSGGAPWGFRLQGGAEQRKPLQVSKIRRRSQAGRAGLRERDQLLAINGVSCTNLSHASAMSLIDASGNQLVLTVQRVADEGPVQSPSPHELQVLSPLSPLSPEPPGAPVPQPLQPGSLRSPPDSEAYYGETDSDADGPATQEKPRRPRRRGPTRPTPPGAPPDEVYLSDSPAEPAPTIPGPPSQGDSRVSSPSWEDGAALQPPPAEALLLPHGPLRPGPHLIPMVGPVPHPVAEDLTTTYTQKAKQAKLQRAESLQEKSIKEAKTKCRTIASLLTAAPNPHSKGVLMFKKRRQRAKKYTLVSFGAAARTGAEEEDGVPPTSESELDEEAFSDARSLTNQSDWDSPYLDMELARAGSRASEGQGSGLGGQLSEVSGRGVQLFEQQRQRADSSTQELVRAEPAAMLNGEGLQSPPRAQSAPPEAAVLPPSPLPAPVASPRPFQPGGGAPTPAPSIFNRSARPFTPGLQGQRPTTTSVIFRPLAPKRANDSLRGLSPAPPPFLSSPQGPTPLPSFTSGVPSHAPVSGSPSTPRSSGPVTATSSLYIPAPSRPVTPGGAPEPPAPPSAAAMTSTASIFLSAPLRPSARSEAPAPGPGAPEPPSAREQRISVPAARTGILQEARRRGTRKQMFRPGKEETKNSPNPELLSLVQNLDEKPRAGGAESGPEEDALSLGAEACNFMQPVGARSYKTLPHVTPKTPPPMASKTPPPMTPQTPPPVAPKPPSRGLLDGLVNGAAPSAGISEPPRLQGRGGELFAKRQSRADRYVVEGTPGPGLGPRPRSPSPTPSLPPSWKYSPNIRAPPPIAYNPLLSPFFPQAARTLPKAQSQGPRATPKQGIKALDFMRHQPYQLKTAMFCFDEVPPTPGPTASGPPKTARIQEIRRFSTPAPQPTAEPLAPTVLAPRAATTLDEPIWRTELASAPVPSPAPPPEAPRGLGASPSSCGFQVARPRFSATRTGLQAHVWRPGAGHQ